The sequence below is a genomic window from Gavia stellata isolate bGavSte3 chromosome 11, bGavSte3.hap2, whole genome shotgun sequence.
TCCCTCTGCCCAGAAGTTGTTAACATCCCTTCCTACTAAAATCTGCATTAACTCAGTGGTCCTGGTCCATGTATAAACAGCATGCAGACCATGTAACTCCTGTCTGTTTCTACAAACAGTGGCGGAAGGGGGCTGCGAATTTCAGGAGCTCCAAGTTGCCCCTGGAGGAGTCTCTACCTTTCCACTGATTATGTAGGGAACCAACATCCCATAGTTGCTGCTTTGATGGCTGAAGTTAGGTGGCATCAGCACCCCTCCATCCAAAACTCACCTGAGACCCAGGGCCCAGTTCTCCAGAGCTCCACATCTTGTGGCAAAGTGGAGCTGCAGCATGAGTTGAAAGTCACCACTTTGTTTTGCACACACTTTGTAAAGCTTTGTCACTACTCCCAGCCAAAGAAAATAACCTGTTTTCTCCCCCATCTCTTCAGGGAAAACGATGTATAGCAGGCATATAAATAACTTGATAGCATCTACTATAAAATTCACATgtatatttttctatattttatgACAGACACAGAATAATCGTTTGCAGGTTTTCCATTCTGCACAACAGCTCTCAGGGTAACAGGTCAGATTTAGCAACTGGGATGGCAGTGAAGGGAACAGATTCACAAGCTGAAAGAGCCAGTGCTGAACCGGTTAGGAAAGAGTAAAATCTGAATTCccaactctttttcttttcacagctgtTAAGAGTTCAGTGGGTTGAACTGCAATCCTTCAAGTTCATCTGTTGACTCCAACACAAAACTATTATAAACTGTGCCTCTAAAACACGTGATGAAACATTTCTTGAGAGCTATTTATTCCAACTGCAGCAGAGGAAACTTTTCAGAACACCCGGCATTTGGTAGAGGAAAGGTCTCTTGAGCTTTGCAAAAGGAGGAATTATTTGCATACCGACGTAAgttgctttttgattttttttcctgcaccattgaataaaataatatatctaacttccccccccccatcgAAACATGGCCAAGTAGCACAAAATTATGTTTAAGTGCCTAGCAGAGTATTTCTATAtagttttcattctttaatCATGTGGATGGGGGGGGTTTATAATTCAGCATAGAACTCAACATGATTTAACactatgtattttctttcctctaatGTTTTCTGTATCTGAATAACAGTTCATTCAGTTACAATATTAATGCAGAGGTATGATAGACTGCAAGCTTCAATCAAGTGTGTCCTGCAAGCTTACAAATTACAAGTAGCAAGGAATAGTTTGGGGGTatcttttttcagatgtttcatTTACATCTTTGATCTGAAGTTTGATcttacatatacatacacattcTCCTCCAGGCTTTAGCTGTGGTAAAACACTTTCCATGCTGAAAATGGACCATGGAAACATGACCCAAGCCATGCTTGATGCTGAATCCCGCAACATGGAGAAGAACAACAGCAATGAGTATTTTTACATTCTGATCGTCATGTCTTTCTACGGGATCTTCCTGATAGGGATAATGCTGGGCTATATGAaatccaaaagaaaagagaagtcGTCCAATTTGCTTCTGCTCTACAAAGATGAGGAGAGAGAATGGGGGGAAGCTGTGAAGCCTCTACCAACCATATCGGGGCTGAAATCTGTCCAGATCCCCATGATGCTGAACATGCTGCAGGAGAGCATGGTGCCGTCCCTGTCCTGTGCCATCTGCTCGATGGAAGGCAGCAGTGTGAGCTCCGAATCCTCCTCCCCAGATGTGCACTTCACCATCCAGGAGGAAGTGCTGGATGCTGAACTGGTGGAAGTGTCAGAAACGCTCCTCAATGAGAGCAGCGAGGGATCTGCGGAAAACATCCACAAGAACTCCTAGCACTTGCAGGGCTCCCTTGATCAGCTGCCAAAGCGTGAGTGGAGCTCCCACTAAGAACTTGTGGTTCTACTTTCCTGCTCTCCAATGAACTCTCAACAGGTATCTGTGCCCCCCGGCCCGAGGTGTTCCTGAGAGCTGGCGGGACAAGGAAGAAGAGGTACCCAACACCAAAGTGTAACTTGCACATAATTGGgatgcttaattttattttttccattattatttcTTACCATAAGAGCTAAGAGCAAGGagaatatgtatatattttctaACGGGGTAACTATTACTGGCATGTCTCCGCATATTTCAGAATTCTGCAAATATCTGGGAAATGTTTAGAGAAGTTACCCTAACACAAGTGCCTGGTTGTTAAAGACGACGGGTAATGCTCCTTCACGCAAAACTGTGATAGACTAGAAGTACTTATACTGTGTTTTTCTTACTACAAACCACAGCCTACGGCAGATTTGCTCAATGAGGCctcaaaagctgaaaatttaTTGATGCTGTAGTTGAAGGGAGGTTGCAGCTTGGCTGGAGACTGACTTTAGGcgcagaaagaatgaaagaaaaagaaaaaaaaaaaaaaggaggcacCAAATTTCTAGGAGGTTTGTAAAGCCCGGGTTCGGATCCATGCCACTGTATCTATCTTTGCTCAAGTTGTACCTGTACTGGCTAGGTCAGGTTCACTAAGTTCTGCTGCAATCCAGCCTTTGACTGAGTTACTAGTaggaaaagtggttttgttttttgcttttgtattttttaaagacatgtaCATTTGATAACTAAAGGCAAAGATctgtaagtttaaaaaagacattaaaagatCTTTGTTACAAGGTGTAAGACGTAGAAAGGCTTGAACAAATGCTGCTCTGTTACGCCCCCTTGAAAAATAGGTGGAATTCAGAATAGAATTTAACCTAGCAagggtgaaatcctggcccCACTGAAGTCATCAGCTGAGTCCTCCTGACTTCAGGGGGCATGCACAAgattttgtgcttctctgttGGACTTAAATTCTCCATTTGAGGTCAGTAAAACTGTACACATTTACATCATTAAAGAATCTGGCCTTTCTGCTCTATTTAAGACAGTGTAGATAAGCATTGCattacatccttttttttttttttaatagctcgCATGTGACACATGCATTTCTATAAAGTCATTAGTAACTAGTTTTTAAAACCACCACAAACTTCCCCCTCTAATGGTACTGTGATTTTTTCAAATGCTCATGAAATTAGTTACTAAATTATTGCACTGTTAAAAGGAGTAATATTAATAATGTAGCAATGTATGATTATTTCAATCATATCTTGTATTTTATAATAACTTATTACAATGTTTGGATTAGTTCTGAACCGTGAGGGCTAAAGAGCCTGAATCTAAAGCATTGCACagcaaaatgtttgcaaaatgtCTCCACATATTTCCTGCGCTAAAATAGCTCTGTGATTTATCCACTGGCATTAGAGCTTGAGAGACAGCTTGAAAAATATGAACGCTGAACAGCAGAAATTAACTGAGGCAAGAGTCTGCTGTACTTCTGCCATTTAGAAGGGAGAGCTCTGTTTTTGGCTTGGAGGGTTAATACAACATGATGTAGCCTGCAGAGGTATCACTGTCTCTCTCTAAACACAGCAGAACAAAGGCTCCAT
It includes:
- the KCNE4 gene encoding potassium voltage-gated channel subfamily E member 4, producing MLKMDHGNMTQAMLDAESRNMEKNNSNEYFYILIVMSFYGIFLIGIMLGYMKSKRKEKSSNLLLLYKDEEREWGEAVKPLPTISGLKSVQIPMMLNMLQESMVPSLSCAICSMEGSSVSSESSSPDVHFTIQEEVLDAELVEVSETLLNESSEGSAENIHKNS